The following nucleotide sequence is from Anaerolineales bacterium.
AGCACTTAACCTTCGGTTGGGATACGGTCGGGGGGGAAACCGGGGAGGACGAGGAATTCCTGGTCAACGGATTCCGCCGCGCCCGTTCGACCGTCCTGGCCGCGCGGGCACTCCGGCCGCCCGCGCATCCCGCCGCCGAGGTGACCGTCCGGCCGCTCGTCTCCGACACCGATTGGGCGCAGGCGGTGCAGAACCAGGTGGACACCCGCGAGCCGGAGTTCACCGAAAGCGAGTACCGGGGCTTCCGCGCGCGGGCGATGGACCGCTACCGCCGGATGGCGGCCTGCGGCTTGGGCGACTGGTTCGGCGCCTTCCGCGGCAGGACGTTGGCGGCTGATCTGGGCATCTTCCGTGACGGAAAGATCGGCCGCTGCCAATCGGTTCAGACTCGTCCGGAGCACCGCCGCCGGGGGTACGCCGGCACACTGGTCTACGAGGCGTCGCG
It contains:
- a CDS encoding GNAT family N-acetyltransferase — translated: MDVKSLGYKTDLIFPAFDGEIVDRGDYLVVRTPSNPDFYWGNFLLFENPPAGGDYARWKGLFAREIGIPPQTEHLTFGWDTVGGETGEDEEFLVNGFRRARSTVLAARALRPPAHPAAEVTVRPLVSDTDWAQAVQNQVDTREPEFTESEYRGFRARAMDRYRRMAACGLGDWFGAFRGRTLAADLGIFRDGKIGRCQSVQTRPEHRRRGYAGTLVYEASRYAMDRYGLETLVIVAETDSDAGRLYRSLDFAATEFQSGLEKWKFDAV